AGACCAGCTCGGGCTGGCGGGATTCCTGTGGACCCGGGAGGCGGTCGCCGAGCTGATCGCCCGGCGTGCTGCCGTGCGGCTGGCGCGCACGACGGTGGGCCGATACCTGCGCGGGTGGGGGTTCAGCCCGCAGAAGCCGCAACGGCAGGCGTTGGAGCAGAACCCGGCAGCGGTGGCCCGCTGGCTTGAGGAGGAGTACCCCGCCATCCGCGCGCAAGCCAAGCGGGAGGGCGGGGTGGTGTTGTGGCTGGACGAGCTGGGGGTGCGCTCGGACACGGCCGCGGGCCGGTCGTGGGCGCTGGTGGGCCACACGCCGGTGGTCAAGCGGACCGGCAAGCGGTTCCGGGTGAACATGATCAGCGCCATCTCGGCCGGCGGGCTGCTGCGGTTCCGGCTGTTTACAGGGTCGTTCACGGGGCCGGTATTCATCGACTTCCTGCGGCGGCTTGTCCGCGACCTTGCCGGCCAGAAGGTGCACCTGATCGTCGACGGGCATCCGGTGCACCGCGCCAAGCTGGTCAGCGCGTGGGTGGCGCGACACGCGGAGCGGATCGAGCTGCACTTCCTG
The Actinomycetes bacterium genome window above contains:
- a CDS encoding IS630 family transposase encodes the protein MLNEDARSLPGAAQAALRNRAVQAVLDGMTHVKAARVFGVHPNAVGRWINRYRRGGWDALSERRRGRRPGEQAALSPGQQEAVIALVRETTPDQLGLAGFLWTREAVAELIARRAAVRLARTTVGRYLRGWGFSPQKPQRQALEQNPAAVARWLEEEYPAIRAQAKREGGVVLWLDELGVRSDTAAGRSWALVGHTPVVKRTGKRFRVNMISAISAGGLLRFRLFTGSFTGPVFIDFLRRLVRDLAGQKVHLIVDGHPVHRAKLVSAWVARHAERIELHFLPGYSPELNPVELLNHDVKANAAGRRRARTVAELTGELRAYVRRRQRQPEVVARFFQHPDTCYAAA